One window of Penaeus chinensis breed Huanghai No. 1 chromosome 3, ASM1920278v2, whole genome shotgun sequence genomic DNA carries:
- the LOC125044286 gene encoding uncharacterized protein LOC125044286 has product MTGGERSLNHMGVSGSGHSEHPPPCHRAPRSVQSGVVQGPVHAPARAAGGDSSSMDSFRKSPDHMCLHKESCMVESLTRQLHDTSLNLFGEDDCVEGADSAFEEESSDFWMSPGLTRQNSYLESVPENCSLSRRSSLLEEDLKEPLSRRASKDSRSALSRRGSMLDELEPRDIREPQPLGRRDSLLEAVLAAKRGGWRGLVRTDSMESGASMASSMASVSSSSEGSVCPCDDCMLGLTDLLLVPTPHSQPSRPKKIFEISNMNNCVS; this is encoded by the coding sequence ATGACGGGCGGCGAACGATCGCTCAACCACATGGGCGTGAGTGGAAGTGGTCACTCCGAGCACCCGCCGCCCTGCCACAGGGCCCCGAGAAGCGTTCAGTCCGGCGTGGTGCAGGGCCCCGTCCACGCCCCCGCAAGAGCTGCAGGCGGCGACAGCAGCAGCATGGACTCCTTCAGAAAGTCGCCGGACCACATGTGCTTGCACAAGGAGTCTTGCATGGTGGAGAGCCTCACGCGACAGCTGCACGACACGTCCCTGAACCTGTTTGGCGAGGACGACTGCGTGGAGGGTGCGGACTCCGCCTTCGAGGAAGAGTCGTCCGACTTCTGGATGAGTCCCGGACTCACTCGCCAGAACTCGTACCTCGAGTCCGTCCCCGAAAACTGCAGTCTGAGCCGCCGCTCCTCGCTCCTGGAGGAGGACCTGAAGGAGCCGCTGAGCCGCCGCGCCTCCAAAGACTCCCGCAGCGCTCTCTCCCGGCGGGGCTCCATGCTGGACGAACTGGAGCCCCGTGACATCCGGGAACCGCAGCCGCTGGGCCGGCGGGACTCCCTGCTGGAGGCCGTCCTAGCTGCCAAGCGGGGGGGCTGGCGCGGCCTCGTGCGCACCGACAGCATGGAGAGCGGCGCCTCCATGGCCTCCTCCATGGCCTCCGTCAGCAGCAGCAGCGAGGGTTCGGTGTGTCCGTGCGACGACTGCATGCTGGGCCTCACCGACCTCCTGCTGGTCCCGACCCCGCACTCTCAGCCCTCGCGACCCAAGAAG